In one Diprion similis isolate iyDipSimi1 chromosome 6, iyDipSimi1.1, whole genome shotgun sequence genomic region, the following are encoded:
- the LOC124406430 gene encoding organic cation transporter protein-like, which produces MSSQCFEKKKSHRMRAEDVKVGSFQIVLLFLLGMNYAIVSMNHALPSFHSHTPNFYCKVKGSVNSTNTCVTPPEKSTPNMTGSTSDRKAEYSSCETGYRFDSIRGETTIVTEWGLICERRYLLPLSTMLYLYGVVIGAWIAGVLTDRVGRLPVLAMCLYTQGTLAVALYIIQDYRAFLVVRALQGVFVQGLQISTYTLLLELFPVRSRTLVSMTLQFAGAIGLLLLAGLSFAVADWRVLQLATSVPTAVTVLYIWIIPESPRWLLAKGNLTEAHMALEKIAKYNTCCRKRKVKVEAEMEEGNTTTITETVTPVKPKRKSRVSNVDLNETKANDSLTEEASDLLTTPELCDGRIMLDRKFVNVKEENNLLTPSESLEQKISNLEMQMEFEMTGDEATGERQATPPPPAPLTPTGKDSQSNNGSDDNQEVPKMMPEEIVELRTAEAVPQKEGEATNESLEKKNKEDIENKSEVVANNQTFLQLLRRSGLRRNCIILIVVWFSVSLSYCGLVFQLPDISGDRHVNFAIGGCLDLIAYALTHFVLIKCGRRIPLGIYLILSGATCIVIAAISMPMHENSSWTGPTKLTLILIGKGAMVSSLAVTYLYTVELFPTVLRGTCLGYCEIFGRIGTLIAPHFTVLGTKTWVAVPISIMGTLCIVSGILSLALPETLNNRLPDTIEQSEGLFNKNCVKCYSNEEGSARKTNNKRRTALDEQNERDILREKLFNDDNDGKTWVEAGNGIIVNFSDGKNTE; this is translated from the exons ATGAGCTCGCAGtgtttcgaaaagaaaaagagtcaCAGGATGAGAGCTGAAGATGTGAAGGTGGGATCGTTCCAAATAGTTCTACTGTTTCTTTTGGGAATGAATTACGCCATAGTGTCGATGAACCATGCCTTGCCAAGCTTTCACAGTCATACGCCAAATTTTTACTGCAAG GTAAAGGGCTCCGTTAATTCCACCAACACGTGCGTGACGCCCCCAGAAAAATCAACGCCGAATATGACGGGTTCGACTTCGGATAGGAAGGCCGAATATTCGTCCTGCGAAACTGGCTACCGTTTCGATTCCATCAGAGGCGAGACTACGATAGTTACGGAATGGGGTCTGATATGCGAGAGAAGATATCTTCTGCCTCTGAGCACGATGCTCTATTTATACGGAGTTGTAATCGGTGCCTGGATTGCTGGAGTCCTGACCGACCGCGTTGGGCGTCTTCCTGTTTTGGCGATGTGCCTTTACACGCAGGGTACTTTAGCGGTTGCCCTTTACATTATTCAG GACTACCGCGCCTTTTTGGTTGTTCGGGCATTGCAAGGGGTATTTGTACAAGGGCTACAAATCTCTACGTACACGTTACTCTTGGAACTATTTCCAGTCAGATCAAGAACTCTGGTGAGCATGACTTTGCAATTTGCTGGAGCTATAGGGCTCCTGCTTTTGGCAGGGCTCAGCTTTGCTGTTGCAGACTGGAGGGTCCTTCAGCTAGCCACATCGGTTCCCACGGCGGTCACCGTCCTCTACATCTG GATCATACCAGAGTCGCCACGATGGTTGCTGGCTAAAGGAAATCTGACGGAGGCTCACATGGCGTTggaaaaaatcgcgaaatacAACACCTGCTGCAGGAAGCGCAAGGTCAAGGTGGAGGCCGAAATGGAGGAAGGAAATACCACAACTATCACCGAGACCGTGACGCCAGTGAAACCAAAGCGAAAGTCTCGGGTGTCTAACGTTGACCTGAACGAAACTAAAGCGAACGATTCTCTCACCGAGGAGGCATCAGATCTTTTGACGACTCCAGAGCTTTGCGACGGCAGAATAATGTTGGACCGTAAATTCGTTAACGTCAAGGAAG AGAATAATTTGCTTACACCGTCGGAAAGCCTGGAGCAAAAGATATCAAATTTAGAGATGCAGATGGAATTTGAAATGACTGGGGATGAAGCAACGGGGGAAAGACAAGCCACGCCACCGCCGCCCGCTCCTTTAACCCCTACTGGCAAGGACTCTCAATCGAATAATGGTTCCGATGATAATCAAGAAGTCCCAAAAATGATGCCGGAGGAAATAGTTGAGCTTAGAACAGCGGAAGCGGTGCCGCAGAAGGAAGGTGAGGCCACGAACGAgtcgttggaaaaaaaaaataaagaagacatcgaaaataaaagtgaagtAGTAGCAAATAACCAGACCTTCCTACAACTACTAAGACGATCAGGACTTCGGAGGAATTGCATAATACTGATAGTCGTATG GTTCAGCGTTTCTCTTTCCTATTGCGGTTTAGTCTTTCAATTACCGGATATAAGCGGCGACAGACACGTAAACTTTGCAATCGGCGGTTGCCTGGACCTGATTGCATACGCGCTCACCCACTTCGTGCTGATAAAATGTGGAAGGCGTATTCCTCTCGGTATTTATCTGATACTGAGCGGAGCTACTTGCATCGTAATCGCTGCCATCAGCATGCCAATgcatgaaaattcgtcctGGACGG gaCCAACGAAACTAACGCTGATTCTGATTGGAAAAGGAGCAATGGTGAGTTCCTTGGCAGTGACATACTTGTACACTGTTGAATTGTTTCCGACTGTTTTGCGAGGTACGTGTTTGGGAtattgcgaaattttcggcagaATTGGCACTTTGATAGCACCGCACTTTACAGTACTG GGCACAAAAACATGGGTCGCAGTACCGATTTCGATAATGGGAACACTGTGCATTGTGTCGGGAATCTTGAGTCTGGCTCTTCCAGAAACGCTGAACAATCGTCTGCCCGACACTATTGAGCAATCGGAAggtttatttaacaaaaattgcGTCAAGTGTTATAGTAACGAAGAGGGATCGGCGAGAAAAACGAATAACAAACGGCGCACCGCACTCGACGAACAAAACGAGCGTGACATACTAAGGGAGAAATTATTTAACGACGATAACGATGGAAAAACATGGGTAGAAGCCGGAAATggaattattgttaatttttctgacGGAAAGAATACAGAGTGA
- the LOC124406443 gene encoding mediator of RNA polymerase II transcription subunit 31, translating to MNRLDDLPGLSKGRKTSYIGMNGGPETDDQQRLRFQVELEFVQCLANPNYLNFLGQRGYFKDSTFINYLKYLLYWKEPEYAKYLKYPMCLYFLDLLQYEHFRREVVNAQCTKFIDDQQILLWQHYTRRRTRLLQTAAEQTQPNNAQNNGMVQPKVP from the exons ATGAATCGCTTGGACGATCTCCCAGGCCTAAGTAAGGGACGGAAAACATCTTACATCGGGATGAACG GTGGGCCAGAAACCGATGACCAACAGCGACTTCGCTTTCAGGTTGAGTTGGAATTTGTCCAATGTCTCGCTAATCCCAACTATCTGAAtt TTCTGGGTCAGCGAGGATATTTCAAAGATTCCACCTTCATCAATTACCTCAAGTATCTACTTTACTGGAAGGAGCCAGAGTATGCCAAATACTTGAAGTACCCGATGTGCCTCTATTTTCTGGACTTACTACAGTACGAGCATTTCCGACGTGAAGTTGTAAACGCTCAGTGCACAAAATTCATTGACGATCAACAAATATTGCTGTGGCAGCATTACACCAGACGCAGAACAAGGTTACTGCAAACAGCTGCAGAACAAACACAGCCCAATAATGCCCAAAACAACGGTATGGTGCAGCCAAAAGTACCGTAG
- the LOC124406440 gene encoding synaptosomal-associated protein 29, with the protein MAGQNYLSDSKNPFFALEDDVDDETFLRSAPPRSQPSSSFATYNSYTNYNNDLEQQRDQLMERKKAIEQRTLQSSERSISLLRDSEQIGAATAEELMRQREQLEKTEKRLDDINSTLRFSQKHIQGIKSVFGSLKNYLSGKSIDGPPPSSNNLKCPESASSGSLSSSPLSDPLDRVQTNLSNNHPALRIRGLLDEEELPRPSDNVSAILEKNLDEMSGSLARLKGLAVGLTEEIDSQNDLIENVMDKTEKADISIDRQNKDITRLLKK; encoded by the exons ATGGCAGGGCAAAATTATTTGAGTGATTCGAAAAACCCTTTCTTCGCACTGGAAGATGACGTGGATGATGAAACGTTTTTACGAAGTGCCCCACCGAGATCGCAGCCGTCTTCAAGCTTTGCGACGTACAATAGTTACACCAATTACAACAATGATCTTGAACAACAAAGGGATCAGTTGATGGAACGCAAAAAAGCCATTGAACAACGAACTCTCCAATCTTCCGAAAGATCTATATCTCTTTTGAGGGATTCGGAACAAATCGGCGCTGCTACAGCAGAG GAACTGATGAGACAACGTGAACAGCtggaaaaaacagagaaacgatTAGATGATATCAACAGCACGTTGCGTTTCAGTCAGAAACATATTCAAGGAATAAAAAGTGTTTTTGGTAGCCTCAAGAATTATCTCAGTGGAAAGTCGATTGACGGTCCTCCACCTTCTAGCAATAATCTGAAATGTCCTGAGTCTGCCAGCTCTGGGTCATTATCATCGTCACCGTTATCTGATCCACTGGATCGCGTGCAGACCAATCTTTCCAATAATCATCCAGCCTTGCGCATTCGAGGACTTTTAGATGAAGAAGAACTGCCTCGTCCTAGTGATAATGTCAGTGCTATATTAGAAAAGAATTTAGATGAAATGAGCGGTTCTCTAGCAAGATTGAAAGGCTTGGCTGTTGGGTTGACGGAAGAAATTGATTCTCAGAatgatttgattgaaaatgttATGGATAAAACGGAAAAGGCAGATATTTCAATTGATAGGCAGAATAAAGACATTACACGTTTGctgaaaaagtaa
- the LOC124406442 gene encoding cuticle protein 6 — translation MKGVIITLVALLGVSLADVSHILPHNIGTTTTTPPPPPSPYSFQYAAGRYPGHIDRVHQEAGDGVGTVHGMYSYLDPKFKVRTVEYTADQNGFHPLLTNFEDTQAVPVDSEAVQLAKQKHQALYEHIANAHAQGVPANAPAESASVLRAKERHLHLFAKIADQHAAIAAEREAERLAFEATSVANHVDEQQIY, via the exons ATGAAGGGTGTTATC ATTACGCTCGTTGCCCTGTTGGGTGTCAGTCTTGCTGACGTATCTCACATCCTCCCCCACAACATTGGCACCACTACAACCACTCCTCCGCCACCTCCGTCACCCTACAgcttccaatacgctgcaggCAGGTATCCGGGTCACATTGACCGCGTTCACCAAGAAGCTGGAGATGGCGTTGGCACTGTTCAcg GAATGTACTCCTACCTCGATCCGAAGTTCAAAGTGCGGACCGTCGAGTACACCGCGGATCAGAATGGGTTTCATCCCCTGCTGACGAACTTTGAGGATACTCAGGCCGTCCCCGTAGACTCCGAAGCCGTTCAACTTGCCAAGCAAAAACACCAGGCTCTCTACGAGCACATTGCTAATGCACACGCTCAAGGGGTCCCGGCAAATGCACCAGCG GAATCAGCCAGCGTTTTGCGAGCGAAGGAACGCCATTTACATCTGTTTGCCAAGATTGCTGATCAGCATGCTGCCATTGCTGCAGAAAGAGAAGCCGAACGTCTTGCGTTTGAAGCCACGTCTGTGGCTAACCATGTCGACGAGCAACAAATCTACTAA
- the LOC124406526 gene encoding uncharacterized protein LOC124406526 translates to MALIRVHTVEEEMKKNSKLKRSDLQMLRDWCKKQPHLPPVSDTDLTLFLHSNYYRLESTKTTIDAFYSVRTHIPELFLNRDPLGEKGLREIMQVVCCVFLPGTTPEGYRVILGKTIDPDPSRYVLADVIKLCSMIMELRLYTTGTAPGYVIIMDMDDTVFGHVARMNPMTVKKHLYYVQEALPIRLKSVHVINTAPFVEMLLNIAKPFMKKELMNMIFLHSSADSVSKRIPIDILPNDQGGKAGPLKDLWAAELRNLEEHRAWFLEEDMRKVDESLRPEKAKNITDIFGVEGSFKKLDIDYFPSRCKVPIEYKLYLAHATKTGENYGARGTGNHDLCVKTPFQILWCYRELTAWYEFKLIDNIMVLMKMMTLEEEVKKNSDLKKSDLDILRDWCKKQPHLPHPISDGELILFLHSNYYQIEATKPTIDTFHTVKTHAPDFCSNRDPLNSKNLCEIMKVLACVPLPGTTAEGWKMMLVTLLDHDPAHYVYVDAVKLLCMAIELWLFTEGTVPGHVLILDINGFTAGHLARVSLTVMKKCLYYIQEALPIRLKNAHLINTSPITDLVMNMMKPFTKNQFLNLVCLHTDLESLSKKIPTDLLPNEHGGKAGPLKNLWADEVRKIEEHRAWFLEEDKRKVNENLRPGKAKTATDLFGVDGSFKKLDID, encoded by the exons ATGGCGTTAATAAGAGTGCACACCGTGGAAgaggagatgaaaaagaattcgAAGCTGAAGAGATCCGATTTGCAAATGCTGCGGGATTGGTGCAAAAAGCAGCCTCACCTGCCACCGGTGTCGGATACTGATCTGACGTTGTTTTTGCACAGTAACTATTACCGACTCGAAAGCACAAAAACAACAATCGACGCATTCTACTCCGTCAGGACCCATATACCTGAATTGTTTTTGAACCGTGATCCACTGGGCGAGAAGGGACTTCGAGAAATAATGCAAGTCGT GTGCTGCGTATTTCTGCCAGGAACTACACCAGAAGGCTACAGAGTGATACTGGGGAAAACCATAGATCCTGACCCTTCTCGTTACGTCTTAGCGGACGTTATAAAGCTCTGTTCCATGATTATGGAATTACGACTTTATACTACGGGAACTGCTCCAGGATACGTGATCATTATGGATATGGACGACACCGTATTCGGTCACGTGGCTCGCATGAATCCCATGACGGTTAAAAAGCATCTTTATTACGTACAGGAAGCACTTCCCATCCGACTGAAGAGTGTTCACGTCATAAATACGGCACCCTTCGTGGAAATGCTCTTGAATATAGCAAAACCTTTTATGAAAAAGGAGCTCATGAACATG atttttctacACTCAAGTGCAGATAGCGTGAGCAAGCGGATCCCTATTGATATCTTGCCGAACGATCAGGGTGGCAAAGCTGGTCCTTTGAAGGACTTGTGGGCCGCTGAGTTGAGGAACCTGGAGGAACACCGTGCCTGGTTCCTGGAAGAGGACATGCGCAAGGTTGACGAATCCCTTCGTCCTGAGAAGGCAAAAAACATCACGGACATCTTCGGGGTCGAaggaagttttaaaaaattagacaTTGATTA ttttCCTTCTCGTTGCAAAGTACCAATCGAGTACAAATTGTACC TTGCACACGCTACGAAAACAGGTGAGAACTATGGTGCACGAGGTACAG GGAACCACGATTTGTGTGTTAAAActccatttcaaattttatggtGTTACAGAGAGCTTACGGCGTGGTACGAGTTCAAGCTAATTGATAACATCATGGTgttgatgaaaatgatgacCTTGGAAGAGGaggtaaaaaagaattcaGATTTGAAGAAATCTGATCTGGATATACTGAGAGACTGGTGTAAGAAACAACCTCATCTGCCGCATCCAATATCAGACGGTGAACTGATACTGTTTCTGCACAGTAATTATTACCAAATAGAAGCGACAAAACCAACGATCGACACATTCCACACAGTCAAAACCCATGCTCCCGATTTCTGCTCAAACCGTGATCCATTGAACTCAAAGAATCTTTGCGAGATCATGAAAGTCTT GGCTTGCGTGCCGCTGCCAGGAACTACTGCAGAAGGCTGGAAAATGATGCTAGTAACACTCCTAGACCACGATCCTGCCCATTATGTCTATGTTGACGCTGTAAAGCTTTTATGCATGGCTATTGAACTCTGGCTCTTCACTGAAGGCACTGTTCCCGGACATGTATTGATATTGGACATAAATGGTTTTACGGCAGGACATTTGGCCCGCGTGAGTCTTACGGTAATGAAGAAATGCCTCTACTACATCCAAGAAGCACTTCCCATACGGCTGAAAAACGCACACCTCATAAATACATCGCCCATTACTGATTTGGTTATGAATATGATGAAGCCGTTCACAAAAAATCAGTTCCTGAATCTG GTCTGCCTGCACACCGATTTGGAATCTTTGAGCAAAAAGATCCCGACTGATTTGTTACCAAACGAACATGGCGGCAAAGCTGGTCCCCTGAAAAATCTCTGGGCGGATGAAGTGAGGAAAATCGAGGAACATCGCGCCTGGTTTCTGGAAGAAGACAAGCGAAAGGTGAACGAAAATCTTCGCCCTGGCAAGGCAAAGACTGCGACAGACCTGTTTGGAGTTGACGGGAGCTTTAAGAAGCTGGACATCGATTAG
- the LOC124406438 gene encoding alpha-tocopherol transfer protein-like has product MALIKVPTVQEEMAKNSELKESDLQMLRDWCKKQPHLPEVSDYELILFLHSNYYRLEPTKATIDAFFTVKTHVPEFFRNRDPLGSKELREISKVVCYIPLPGSTPDGYKMILAKIHDCEPSHYVFVDAVKLFCMIMELWIYTSGVSSGHIIVVDMEGIVFGHVARLSPMIMKKYFYYLQEALPVRLKGFHFVNTVPFMDLILNMMKPFLKKELLDMLFLHTNVESLGKNVPIDLLTNELGGKAGSEKALWAAELEKLEEHRAWFQDDETRRVNEPLRPGKAKNITDIFGVEGSFKKLDID; this is encoded by the exons ATGGCCCTGATCAAGGTTCCCACCGTTCAAGAGGAAATGGCAAAGAATTCGGAATTGAAAGAATCCGATTTACAAATGCTGAGAGATTGGTGCAAGAAACAGCCGCATCTACCAGAGGTATCTGACTATGAACTGATACTGTTCCTCCACAGCAACTATTACCGACTCGAGCCAACCAAAGCAACGATAGATGCATTTTTCACCGTCAAGACCCATGTGCCCGAATTCTTCAGAAATCGCGATCCATTGGGATCGAAGGAATTGCGTGAAATCTCGAAAGTTGT ATGCTACATACCTCTTCCCGGATCAACACCAGACGGTTACAAAATGATTCTAGCAAAAATCCACGATTGCGAGCCGTCCCATTACGTGTTTGTCGATGCTGTAAAGCTGTTTTGCATGATCATGGAATTGTGGATATACACTTCAGGTGTTAGCTCGGGGCACATCATCGTTGTTGACATGGAAGGCATAGTTTTCGGCCACGTTGCTCGTCTGAGTCCCatgataatgaaaaagtaCTTTTACTATCTGCAAGAAGCTCTGCCGGTCCGACTTAAAGGTTTTCATTTTGTGAACACGGTGCCCTTCATGGACCTGATCTTAAACATGATGAAACCTTTCCTGAAGAAAGAGCTCCTTGACATG CTTTTCCTTCACACTAACGTAGAATCTCTGGGCAAGAATGTCCCCATTGATCTCCTGACAAACGAGCTTGGAGGCAAAGCTGGCTCCGAGAAAGCTCTGTGGGCTGCTGAGTTGGAAAAACTCGAGGAACACCGTGCCTGGTTCCAGGACGACGAGACGCGAAGGGTTAACGAACCCCTTCGACCTGGCAAGGCGAAGAACATCACCGACATCTTTGGCGTCGAAGGAAGCTTTAAAAAGCTGGACATCGATTAG
- the LOC124407427 gene encoding uncharacterized protein LOC124407427 translates to MNSAIVHLEQSVREADGKLDMITWQIDAFEKEFQDPDNEISVLRLLRSVTQVKEEYQTLRRDILEVQQLQKQLSDSLKTQLSQIQGHFNILRNKIVGQKPTPQLK, encoded by the exons ATGAATTCCGCAATTGTACATCTGGAGCAGAGC GTACGTGAAGCCGACGGCAAGCTGGACATGATCACCTGGCAAATCGACGCGTTTGAAAAGGAATTTCAGGACCCGGACAACGAG ATATCTGTGCTCAGACTCTTACGTTCAGTAACCCAGGTGAAAGAAGAATATCAAACGTTACGCCGTGACATCCTCGAGGTTCAACAACTCCAGAAGCAACTTTCAGACTCTTTGAAAACTCAGCTTTCTCAGATTCAAGGCCATTTTAACATTCTGCGCAACAAAATAGTTGGACAAAAACCAACTCCGCAGCTAAagtag